Proteins encoded together in one Impatiens glandulifera chromosome 1, dImpGla2.1, whole genome shotgun sequence window:
- the LOC124922137 gene encoding uncharacterized protein LOC124922137 gives MAIDWFSWLAKTGLDSSLVYDYGLSFSQNELEEEDITYLNHEFLQSMGISIAKHRLEILKLASKETRYHHHHHSVSNIIVAIKRTKKRLAKCIRSLVHRNEKSGGGGTIVIVPKRSYSASRLKGTTMLKRNKKMIMNSQDIQGRLLLTNGSPLIISDQRNPRVHSFSSPLIVHHHDLQEGSEKAEVDNEEEEEGDPYWSSRMEIRWDAMFQDLKPT, from the coding sequence ATGGCCATTGACTGGTTCTCATGGCTAGCAAAAACCGGCTTAGACTCATCTCTAGTCTACGATTATGGCCTATCTTTCTCCCAAAATGAGCTCGAAGAAGAAGACATAACCTACTTGAACCATGAATTCCTCCAAAGCATGGGTATCTCCATTGCCAAACATAGGCTAGAGATCCTCAAGCTCGCTAGTAAAGAAACgcgatatcatcatcatcatcattccgTCTCAAACATAATTGTGGCCATCAAAAGGACCAAGAAACGTCTAGCCAAGTGCATTCGCTCTCTCGTTCATCGCAATGAGAAgagtggaggaggaggaacaaTTGTGATCGTGCCAAAGAGGAGTTATAGTGCCTCGAGGTTGAAGGGGACAACTATGCTCAAGAGGAACAAGAAGATGATTATGAATAGTCAGGATATTCAAGGGAGGCTCTTGTTGACGAATGGAAGCCCATTGATCATTTCTGATCAACGCAATCCTAGGGTTCATAGTTTTTCTAGCCCATTAATTGTTCATCATCATGACCTACAAGAAGGTAGTGAAAAGGCCGAAGTAgacaacgaagaagaagaagaaggtgatCCTTATTGGTCGAGTCGCATGGAGATCAGATGGGATGCTATGTTCCAAGATCTTAAACCTACTTGA
- the LOC124922167 gene encoding uncharacterized protein LOC124922167 isoform X1 — MVFFKGILVFLLPTFLLLSASLFSFANAHFEEGENEYGVISWGAKRSVLGFNNNGGNVQNKSMILAADRTRRKDPLNKFNYYTGGWNISEVHYFSSVGFSAAPLFVIAGIWFVGFGCFLLLFCACCCCCWRTNYGYSQTAYAASLIFLLLFSLAAIIGCVILYTGQGKFHDSTSNTLGYVLNQAGFTVDNLRNVSNYLASAKKVGVNQVVLPSDVQNNIDDANAKIVFAANTLQSVTVKNKDNIDKVLGEVRLALVIVAAVMLLVALLGFFCSVLGLQFFVYCLVIIGWILVAVTFILGGVFLLLHNVVGDTCIAMDEWVKNPTAHTALDDILPCVDKATAQQTLTQSKDVTSALVSIVNGIIANVSNVNVPNNLKPLYYNQNGPLVPFLCNPYNSDDGSNRACAIGEVNLNNATQVWKNYVCEVSNDVCTTVGRLTPSMYNEMTSAVNVSYGLYHYGPFLIGLLDCSFVRETFTVISKDHCPDLTRYSQWVYAGLAVVAGSVMLSLVFWVLYSRERRHRKYTKLVDSSSVHSSFGDKRIR; from the exons ATGGTTTTCTTCAAAGGGATTTTAGTGTTTCTTCTACCAACTTTTCTACTGCTCTCGGCATCCCTTTTCTCATTCGCAAATGCCCATTTTGAAGAAG GTGAGAATGAATACGGTGTTATTTCTTGGGGAGCGAAAAGGTCTGTTCTTGGGTTTAACAACAATGGAGGAAATGTTCAGAATAAATCGATGATTTTAGCAGCTGATAGAACCAGGAGGAAAGACCCTCTTAACAAATTCAATTACTACACTGGTGGATGGAATATCAGTGAAGTACATTATTTCTCT TCTGTGGGTTTTTCTGCTGCTCCTCTCTTTGTTATTGCTGGAATCTGGTTTGTTGGATTTGGCTGCTTCTTGCTTCTCTTCTGCGCCTGTTGCTGCTGCTGTTGGCGGACAAATTATGGTTATTCTCAAACTGCATATGCAGCTtctcttatttttctcttactCTTCAGCCTTGCTGCAATTATTGGCTGTGTCATTTTATACACCGGGCAAGGAAAGTTTCATGACAGTACGTCAAACACATTGGGTTATGTTCTCAATCAGGCTGGATTTACGGTTGATAATCTCAGAAATGTATCGAATTATCTAGCTTCTGCTAAGAAAGTAGGAGTGAATCAAGTGGTTTTGCCTTCGGATGTTCAAAACAACATCGATGATGCTAATGCAAAGATTGTTTTTGCTGCGAATACTCTTCAAAGTGTGACCGTAAAGAACAAGGATAATATCGACAAAGTTTTAGGCGAAGT GAGGTTGGCTCTTGTTATAGTTGCTGCGGTGATGCTTCTTGTTGCATTGCTTGGTTTCT TTTGCTCTGTTCTTGGATTACAATTCTTTGTATACTG TTTGGTGATAATTGGATGGATTTTGGTGGCAGTTACATTTATCTTGGGTGGTGTATTTCTCCTCCTCCACAA tgTTGTAGGAGATACATGTATAGCCATGGATGAATGGGTGAAGAACCCGACAGCACACACAGCCTTAGACGATATCTTACCATGTGTGGACAAGGCAACCGCCCAACAAACATTGACACAGAGCAAAGATGTAACCTCCGCTCTGGTTTCAATAGTTAATGGGATTATCGCAAATGTATCTAATGTTAATGTGCCTAATAACCTTAAGCCACTCTATTACAATCAAAATGGCCCGTTGGTGCCATTTCTTTGTAATCCCTACAATTCGGATGATGGGTCTAACCGTGCTTGTGCCATTGGTGAAGTAAATCTCAACAATGCCACTCAG GTGTGGAAGAACTATGTTTGTGAAGTTTCCAACGATGTTTGCACAACCGTGGGGCGTTTGACACCATCAATGTACAACGAAATGACAAGTGCTGTGAATGTCAGCTATGGCCTTTACCACTACGGACCATTCCTCATAGGGCTACTCGACTGCAGCTTTGTTCGAGAGACTTTTACGGTCATAAGTAAAGATCACTGTCCAGACCTGACCCGATATAGCCAATGGGTCTATGCAGGCTTGGCAGTTGTTGCAGGTTCTGTTATGTTGTCTTTGGTCTTTTGGGTACTTTATTCTAGGGAGAGAAGACATAGGAAGTATACTAAGCTTGTTGATTCTTCATCCGTTCATAGTTCTTTTGGGGACAAGAGGATAAGATGA
- the LOC124922167 gene encoding uncharacterized protein LOC124922167 isoform X2, with translation MVFFKGILVFLLPTFLLLSASLFSFANAHFEGENEYGVISWGAKRSVLGFNNNGGNVQNKSMILAADRTRRKDPLNKFNYYTGGWNISEVHYFSSVGFSAAPLFVIAGIWFVGFGCFLLLFCACCCCCWRTNYGYSQTAYAASLIFLLLFSLAAIIGCVILYTGQGKFHDSTSNTLGYVLNQAGFTVDNLRNVSNYLASAKKVGVNQVVLPSDVQNNIDDANAKIVFAANTLQSVTVKNKDNIDKVLGEVRLALVIVAAVMLLVALLGFFCSVLGLQFFVYCLVIIGWILVAVTFILGGVFLLLHNVVGDTCIAMDEWVKNPTAHTALDDILPCVDKATAQQTLTQSKDVTSALVSIVNGIIANVSNVNVPNNLKPLYYNQNGPLVPFLCNPYNSDDGSNRACAIGEVNLNNATQVWKNYVCEVSNDVCTTVGRLTPSMYNEMTSAVNVSYGLYHYGPFLIGLLDCSFVRETFTVISKDHCPDLTRYSQWVYAGLAVVAGSVMLSLVFWVLYSRERRHRKYTKLVDSSSVHSSFGDKRIR, from the exons ATGGTTTTCTTCAAAGGGATTTTAGTGTTTCTTCTACCAACTTTTCTACTGCTCTCGGCATCCCTTTTCTCATTCGCAAATGCCCATTTTGA AGGTGAGAATGAATACGGTGTTATTTCTTGGGGAGCGAAAAGGTCTGTTCTTGGGTTTAACAACAATGGAGGAAATGTTCAGAATAAATCGATGATTTTAGCAGCTGATAGAACCAGGAGGAAAGACCCTCTTAACAAATTCAATTACTACACTGGTGGATGGAATATCAGTGAAGTACATTATTTCTCT TCTGTGGGTTTTTCTGCTGCTCCTCTCTTTGTTATTGCTGGAATCTGGTTTGTTGGATTTGGCTGCTTCTTGCTTCTCTTCTGCGCCTGTTGCTGCTGCTGTTGGCGGACAAATTATGGTTATTCTCAAACTGCATATGCAGCTtctcttatttttctcttactCTTCAGCCTTGCTGCAATTATTGGCTGTGTCATTTTATACACCGGGCAAGGAAAGTTTCATGACAGTACGTCAAACACATTGGGTTATGTTCTCAATCAGGCTGGATTTACGGTTGATAATCTCAGAAATGTATCGAATTATCTAGCTTCTGCTAAGAAAGTAGGAGTGAATCAAGTGGTTTTGCCTTCGGATGTTCAAAACAACATCGATGATGCTAATGCAAAGATTGTTTTTGCTGCGAATACTCTTCAAAGTGTGACCGTAAAGAACAAGGATAATATCGACAAAGTTTTAGGCGAAGT GAGGTTGGCTCTTGTTATAGTTGCTGCGGTGATGCTTCTTGTTGCATTGCTTGGTTTCT TTTGCTCTGTTCTTGGATTACAATTCTTTGTATACTG TTTGGTGATAATTGGATGGATTTTGGTGGCAGTTACATTTATCTTGGGTGGTGTATTTCTCCTCCTCCACAA tgTTGTAGGAGATACATGTATAGCCATGGATGAATGGGTGAAGAACCCGACAGCACACACAGCCTTAGACGATATCTTACCATGTGTGGACAAGGCAACCGCCCAACAAACATTGACACAGAGCAAAGATGTAACCTCCGCTCTGGTTTCAATAGTTAATGGGATTATCGCAAATGTATCTAATGTTAATGTGCCTAATAACCTTAAGCCACTCTATTACAATCAAAATGGCCCGTTGGTGCCATTTCTTTGTAATCCCTACAATTCGGATGATGGGTCTAACCGTGCTTGTGCCATTGGTGAAGTAAATCTCAACAATGCCACTCAG GTGTGGAAGAACTATGTTTGTGAAGTTTCCAACGATGTTTGCACAACCGTGGGGCGTTTGACACCATCAATGTACAACGAAATGACAAGTGCTGTGAATGTCAGCTATGGCCTTTACCACTACGGACCATTCCTCATAGGGCTACTCGACTGCAGCTTTGTTCGAGAGACTTTTACGGTCATAAGTAAAGATCACTGTCCAGACCTGACCCGATATAGCCAATGGGTCTATGCAGGCTTGGCAGTTGTTGCAGGTTCTGTTATGTTGTCTTTGGTCTTTTGGGTACTTTATTCTAGGGAGAGAAGACATAGGAAGTATACTAAGCTTGTTGATTCTTCATCCGTTCATAGTTCTTTTGGGGACAAGAGGATAAGATGA